The genomic stretch GCAAAACACATATTCCCGATGTAATAAGAATATTCTTTCTTTTTATCTCATCATTTGACATGttggatttttttaataaattgctTTTATAATTGGATCTTTGTTTTATGGTACAGGAAAAGACAATTGGTTGAGTGGTGCCTCTTAATAATGTGCAAAAGAGAGTTAAAATAAGTGCATAAAAAGAGTCCAAGGGTAAGAGACTTCGGCTGAGTTATAGAATGTTAGTTTGTCTAATCTTAAAAATTTGGTAGTGTGTCAATGAGTTTGTTGTTCCACAAGTAGATGCATCAGCCTTCTTTCCCATTTTAGTTCGTTTTGCAGCAACTGAGACATTTAGTGACCTGAAGGTTTGTGTTTTTCTTTATGCTCATGAAGGTAATTGTTATGATTCCTGTTATTATTTCTTATATCTTTGCTTTGTGTACATGTAAACTATATATTTTACTTGGATATATATTTTGGTTAGAATTATGGAagttgttttaattttgaaaattatagAATTGTGATTGCTTATGTTGCAGTGTTACAATTGGCTCATTTCATTTCTAAGTAACATCAAATGTGATGCTATTTGTACATCATAGTTTATTTGATGTTATTTGTACAAATTCGGTTTCATTCTCACTTCATGTGACGCGTTAATATTATGTTTTGTTTTGATCATGTTTTCTGTCAACATATAGACTACTGTTCTTAACTTCTTAATATGATCTCTTTGTAAGGGTGTTTTTTTCTTCGAATAATATTTGATCTCTTTGTACATGTGCTTTTTCGAATACACATCCAAAGTCACGCAACCTATAAACTGCAAAGATGATGAATTGCGCCCAGATCTGTATAGCGGGTTGTCATTAGTGTCGATTGCACAAGTTTGGTGAATTGATCGGTTTGGGTTGTTGTGGAGTTTCACCATCAACTGCTGTAATTTTGTTACTGGTTATATGTTTCAACCTCTATTTGTTGCAAGGCTGTTTGTCAAATATATATGATGCAATACTGCTTCTGAGAGTAATCGACGTTTTGCAAGTCCGATAAGGTCGGTAAAGCATTCCAACTGCTGGAGGAAATGAAGACAAAGAGTCTACAACCCACTTCTGTAACTTATGGTTCTATTGTTGATGGAGTAGCTAAAATTGAAAGGTTGAGGAAGCATACATGTTATTTGAAGAAGCAAAATCAATAGGTGTTGATTTGATTTAACTATAGTTCTCTACAGTAGTCTTATTAATAGAAAGTTGAGTCAATTACAACAAACAAAATGTTTGTGTCATAGATTTACTTCTGCATCCCTAGAATATGGTCTTTGTCAATAGCATAAATAGTCCAGCCAAAACATATAACAATAATGTTGCGATATGCTTTCTGGTGTTGACAAATGAATTGTTTGTGCAGGACGTTTTTTACATATATGGGGCTAAGGACATAACAGAGAAAAggtattgatttttttttcatattataaGCAGTTTGCAGGTAATCAAATGACGTCTTTCTTATTATCTTTTTGTCCAGCAAACCATTTTTACTTGGTTTTGTAAATGATATTATAAAaactttattaatatttttttagtttttgactTTGTGTTTGTTTGGTAGTATTAATTTAAGTTTTGTAGATGTCAGATAATGATTGTATAACAAATTATAAACATTGTGAAGAATAAATCTTGGGGaacataaaatttttattttggtGTTCATGTACTTAACATGTATGTCGTACAAATTCTCTAGCAAGTAGTGTATAGCAAAAGTGGGATTTTTAGCAGAAATTGATTGACAAATATTCTCTGGGCCAACATAGACTCATTCTAATTAATATATTCTTTATTAGCAATGTTTGTTTTGATTCCACATtgtataaatattacattttaAAGATTCATTTAAAAAACTTTGAATTCAATACATTTTAGtatgtattaaaaatatataaatatgagcttgacaaaaaaataaataactataaCAATTCACTCTAAAAGTGAGTCAAATATTAAAACTTGAAACTTTAAAGTGAATTTTAAAATTATCTGAACCACttattctctttctctttttaataaatagtgatttaattattaattataattataaattagaATAAATTGTGAACCATTCTCAGGGAGTCATTCTATATTCcattctttaaatattttttcaataaatgtgatttaatattcttttcaataaatgtgatttaatatttttttttatcttaatcactatactctttttcttttcaataaatgtgatttaatattttttttgaaatgttttttcAACTCAGttgatattttttttctttatcccACGTTCACTTTTTCCTTAGTAGCCTAAAAAATTGGCATATCAAttcattattattaaattgataaattgattagtaaataaattattaatcccattaagttataaaaatatattaaatttatctatttatcatattattattttttattatttccttTTTTATCCAACCACTTATACTGTTTCTCTTTTCAACAAatatgatttattattttttttttgaaataatttttcaaCTCAATCAATAATTGTTTTCCTTTAATCCCGTGTctctaaaatattattgattttgtttgtaaaatattcttttaaattgttttatttgagtcattattatatattattttataaccaaatatttaaaaatatgttgAATTTTAAAAGTAATAAATTTTAGAAGAAATGATAGAAAGTAAAGATTCGTTTTAATTGAATGAAATTTTTTCAATTGATTTCGTTAAAAAAATTGAGGATATGTTGAATGTTTAAATTAATAAGATGAATCGAAATAATTGTTAGTGatatatcaattatattaaattaaaaaaaaagttttatatattaaaattttaatgaatAAGTATGATTTATGAAATTGTTCTATAATATATGTgtaaatcattttcatttaaAGGAATAATTTGTTGACGAtctaaactattttttattagtagcttaaatctaaaaaataactCAATATATATTATTTGACATATTTTTATTGAGTTAGAATTTGCATGGATGATAATCTttgacaataaataaataaaaaattataagttttttAATATGATACCGATGATAAAAGTAAGAATTTGAATTGTAAATAATACCTCACAATAAATAGTGAAAAATTTGTTttcatttattctttttataattaacaaaaaaaaattagttaaattaatttgtttatgtatactattaataataataacattttatCCATACAATAATAATCTTATTATAAGtaaaatttctaaattttaagtatttttaaaatatttttttttacttagaaaatatttaacccgtgcaagattttaagtatttttaaaatatatttttttacttagaaatatttaacccgtgcctcgcacgggtctaagtactagtatatatatatatatatatatatatatatatatatatatatatatatatatatatatatatatatatatatatatatatatatatatatattattgttacCTTATTCTTCCTATACACATTCATCATCCATTCACCCATGGCTTCTCCCTCAAaggaaaattttaatttgtttcaaGTGCCAGTATGTGGTTGCAATAGATCAATGAAGTTGCTTATGTCAAACTCACTTGAAAATCCTAAACGAAGATATTGGAAGTATAAAATTTTGGGTTAATCTCAAGTTGCAAGTAGTTtattagagatgatgaacttgaacGAATCACATCAAGTGAACCCATAAATTCAAGTGAATGTAATTTCTCAAAGGTTGTGAAGATTTTAGGTTGCATTGTTAAGGAGCTTGAGATTAAGAAAAAagcaaagatgaagatgaaattcGAAAAAGAAAGGAGAAAAGCCAATTTGTTCAAGTTTCTGTTGATTGTATCACGGAGTTTGTTCATTGCTTATTAGAAATGATGGTGATTCCCATTTGAATGAGACTATAATATTTGTTGTTTTTCGTCCCTCTAACAAGTAGTTGTTATGAATTTCATCCTTGATTCCAACTGTTATGcatatttaatgaatgaatatgatgtttTGGTTATGGTCCcttgtgattttatttttttcatcccTGTTTATTAATGAACTAAAATAAGATTAGAGGTAAAAAGACATAACAAAAATATACCAAAGGTCAAATATTAAAGCCAAAAAAAGTCAAATATTACTAAACCATATGATGGTTAatgtatccaaaatacataaagaCAAAATACATGATAATAAGGTCATATCTTGAAATTGTTCATGACTCAAAATACAACATAACATAAATACATAAATCCCAAAAAAGGCATAATAGAAATACATCATGTCTCCAATTTGTCCAACATAATAGAAATTCAAAATCCCTTGAGCTTTTTGCACTTAAAACCCCTTGTTCTATCAGTTCTCCTCAACTTCAATTTCCTTGCCACTTTTTATTTGGCTTGCTTTTTCTACAAAGATACCATCATAACATAAGCATTAGACCACATGCAATAAACCCAATTGAAACTAATAAACTGAATTGGTTTAAGTAACTCAATTCGTTTAGGATTGTCTGGAGTTACAAATACAGCTACCTAAATACTTATTAGGAATCATTTCCGTCTTATCAGAATATCTTGTTAGACATTCATTACAGATCTTTGTCGCCTTATTAGTCTATCTTATTGAACCATTATCAAACATCCTTGTCAGCTTATCAAACTATCTTATTGGACCTTCATCAAAGATTATTGTTGCCTTATTATATTATCTTTCTAGACCCTCATCAAAGATCCTTACCACCttatcaatataaaattattgCTGCCTTATCATACTATCCTCGTCAAAGATCCTTGTCATCTTATTAATATTTATGAAGTCTCATGCGTCTATACACGTGAACAAATTTCTCTCATTGTATTTTTACAATGAACTAACACAAATGAATTACTATTATAAAATtttgtaataaataataaatatataagtaCAAAAAATTACACTgaaaagtaaaatatattataattaaataaaatatattatttaaatatattttacattttataattgatcaaaatattatattaactATTTTTAAAGTACTTGTAAAATTTGTACTCTAAATTCTTACAAACtctcacattttaaaaataatttattttatatatttagaaATTAAGTCTGATAAGTTGTGGATTCGGTGGCTCGACACTTATTATTTTAAAAGATGTGacattattattttaaaagatGTGACATCATGCAATGGCAGGTAACCTCTAACTATTTATAGATTctgaaaaaaatagttaaaagtaCTTGAGTAGTATTGGATATTGGGTTGAtgttgttgaaaagaaaaagtatAAAACAAGTTTGATGTAGGCTTTGCGTGGTGAGTATGGGCAAGTTGTTTGGAAAAGGATCTTGTTCAACAATCATGTAAGACCTAGAGTCGCATTCATTTTGTGGATGACACTTATGGAGAGATTACCAACAAAAGATTGGCTGACTAAATTTGGAACCATCGTGAATCGAAAGTGTTGCTATTGCATACATGATGAGACTATGAACCATTTGTTGTTTGAATACTGGAAGTATAACAAAAATTGGAAGGATATCCTTCATTGGCTATAGATAAATAAACATCCAAGTGAGTGGACAAAAGAGATTGAATGGATTACTAAGAAAACTAAGAAAAAAGGAGTACAAAGACAATTGATAAAGATTGCTCTAGTAGAAATATTATATGAGCTTTCACATGGAAGAAACAATAATAGAGTTTTTGCGAAAAAAGACTTGGATCCTAAAATTACAGATAGAATTATACATAATATTAAAGATGtagtatatattaaaaattaaacatatataCATGTTAGTCTATATTCTTAAAATTGATTTATAGATTTCAGAATTCTTGTTATCGGATTATACTTTATTGTTTTTTTGAATAATGAAAATTTAAtactttgattaaaaaaattaaaactaattagaattctataatatattttaaaacttataCATTCTCTGGAtcattatcaaaattatttttttaaaacaaattcttTGATTTTAGTTAAGTATCGgtactttaataattttaaattttaattttttaaaaaataaaataataccaTTAAAAAATGATATGACAGATACTCAATTAAATTCAAAGATAAAAGTGTTCAatctactatctattcattaataatagattgaccaaattgcctaaattaccctttcaccaaaatttatttgcactaataaaaagtcatttttgtaactaacaaattaagtattcactctttcaactttattgaatggatgccccaagtgttagcttttcattggtccgaattaaataacattttccctacaactttattgcacgaatgatgacatcacatgtaagccatggatgatggaagtcatattttaatttcttttacatttcattttcccacactttcttactttcattttaatttttcttaatttatttattattacaaaaaatattaataatctatttttaaattttaatcttactaaaaatttcaaatttctttcgcatttcatttttccatactttcattttaattttttaacatttatctattatcgcaaaaaatattaataatcgatcatttaattattattcccaaaaatatttaattatttcacgggccattatcaactcaatatttaattttttttaatcgatcattaaacattttctctatcttaattaaaatttcaaatttctctcacatttttcacactttcttactttcattttaatttttttctctatttatttatttattatctcacgggtcactatcaacataatgtctattttattttaatcaatcatatttttcatttatatttaaaattttacatttgcatttgttaaaattttatttttttctccaactcacatgtccttttttatatggttctttattacacacaaaattagcacatgaataagataataatgtttaatcttaagggccaatttcaatacaatgcctattttattttaaacaataatgacttttatttgaaaactaaagtatttattttcaaatttcaaaacgattcccatggatattaggttttcaaagaattgggagtataacagagcaatcaataaaactataactctattcaaataaaacaattccttttaattatgcatattgcttataattccttttatttatattattcatatcattacaaaaatactacaacaggaaaaaaatcacccgtgcggaagcacgggtctctgactagtttttttaattataaaaaaatatatcagaTGCATATTCCCATAAAATCAGTATATAACACACATCTAAAAAATAATAGACACATCTGTAAAACCCATTTTGGTATTCTTGAATGATCAATATGGCAAATCAACCACGACTCTCTTCAACCGCCATAGTCTAGCTATATAAATAAACCTTCGGGTCAAACTATAGGATAAGTACCTCATTCTACATTTCCAACTtcaacaaatattaaaaaaacattttctttGATATTCTTCAATCTCCATGGCAAATCAACCACAACTCTCTACAACCGCCATTATCAGCCCTCAATACTGTGCTCCAGGTATCAATTACCATATGATCTTAGGATTTTTTCACTGTGTGATTACTGAAACCACTTTATCAGACTCCTTGAATTAATTAATCTTACCAAGATTATTTGTTTGTTATAGCTACAAATCCGGTTGATTTGATAATCACAAAGGAGAGAACTTTGAGAGATAGCTTCACTGTCACAGACACCAACAACAACGTTGTTTTCACTGTCAAAAGTTCTCTTGTAACCATCGTAACATCCCATGAACACAGGTTCTTATGTGATGCTAACGGAAATCATATTCTTCGTCTTCGTAGATCGGTTAGTTCattaatcatttgatcaaaaactcaacctctctattccataatcaaTCACTCACTGCTTTGTTTTTGCAGCTGACAGCAACAAATGATACTTGGAAAGCATTTAGAGGTGAAAGTGAAGAAGCAAACGATCTTATCTTTACTAGGAAGCTATCATCATTGATCCAGCTAAGGACTAAATTAAGTGTGTATTTGGCAAATAATAGCACACGAGATTGTGATTTCACTGTCAAAGCAAATTtatctcaaaaaacatggaaagTTTATATTGGCAATTCAGACAATCTTGTTGCTCAGGTTTAATATTTGTATATACAATTactttcataaataaatttttgaatgAATGTCAACATAGAAATACATCTATcatcaatataattttttttcttaagtcTAAAATTGTTATGGTTGTTATTGCAGATAAAGAAGAAGCTTGGCACTATGTTTAGCAGGGAAAAGTACATGGTCAATGTGTCTCCCAATATGGATTATGCATTCATTGTGGCTCTAGTTGTCACCTTTGATTAAGTTTTTGGTTTACattttcaatttttgtttttgtttttgtaaatGTAAAGACATACTATCGTACTtcaatataagaaaaataatacGAGAATTTAGTTCAAAATGACTATGATGATGGATCCACTTTGAATAAGTGTAAGtactaaaatgaaaaaaattattcaattctTTCACTTGAGTTCTTGTAGCTGATTCAGTTTTCATCAGGGTCTGAGTCTGAGTCTTGAATGTGATTTTTCTTGAATGTCTTGAACGTGATTTTTCTTGAATGACTTCATCTTTGAAACAAATTTATTTCATATTACTGATGCTCCAGTAGATGTTCCAACGTTGGACTCAATCTTCTTTAAATCAGTATTTTTATCCTTCTTGGCTTACAACAAGAGATCCTTTTTATCCTCagcatttttgtttaatttgctCATGTTGAAATACAGCTTGAGAGGAGGAATAGTCAGTAAGATCTTTTTAAACGCAAAGAGAGTTACTTTGATTGTAATGATTTTTTTGCTTGTAACGTCGACTCACTCAATGAGAAAGTGCTTAAGAGACCTTAACTCTTTCTTAGAAACAGTGCACCACTCACCATAGAAGAGAGACACTTCCTTTGTtcagcttttctctttttaaaCATTGACTGCTGAAAATAAATGTTCCAACATTTAAAATGACATACTCTATGTCATTGAAACATGTTTCTCTAAATTTGTACGCAT from Vicia villosa cultivar HV-30 ecotype Madison, WI linkage group LG4, Vvil1.0, whole genome shotgun sequence encodes the following:
- the LOC131600516 gene encoding protein LURP-one-related 15-like, which encodes MANQPQLSTTAIISPQYCAPATNPVDLIITKERTLRDSFTVTDTNNNVVFTVKSSLVTIVTSHEHRFLCDANGNHILRLRRSLTATNDTWKAFRGESEEANDLIFTRKLSSLIQLRTKLSVYLANNSTRDCDFTVKANLSQKTWKVYIGNSDNLVAQIKKKLGTMFSREKYMVNVSPNMDYAFIVALVVTFD